Proteins co-encoded in one Malus domestica chromosome 09, GDT2T_hap1 genomic window:
- the LOC103443992 gene encoding shikimate O-hydroxycinnamoyltransferase-like — protein MVVNVIMRESTMVKPAEETPKKTLWNSNVDLVIPSIHTASVYFYRPNQNGGSNFFDPVVLKHALSKALVLFYPMARRLKRNDDGRIQIDYGGQGALFVEAETGSILDDFGDFAPTLELRRLILAVDYFAGISTYALLVLQVTYFKCGGVSLGVGMQHHVADGFSGLHFINTWSDIARGLDLTIPPFIDRTLLRGRDPPQPAFHHIEYQPAPLMKTPLQSAKPGAADTTTVSIFRLTRDQLNILKSKSKKAGNTVSYSSYEMFSGHVWRCVCKASEFPDDQDTKLYIATDGRSRLQPPLPPGYFGNVIFTTTPIAVAGDLQSKPTWYAASRIHDALVRMDDNYLRSALDYLELQPDLSALVRGAHTFRCPNLGITSWVRLPIHDADFGWGQPIFMGPGGIAFEGLAFVLPSATNGGSLSLAICLQSEHMKSFSRLLYDI, from the exons ATGGTGGTCAACGTTATCATGAGGGAGTCAACGATGGTAAAGCCGGCGGAGGAGACGCCGAAGAAGACGTTGTGGAATTCGAACGTGGACCTGGTGATTCCGAGCATCCACACGGCTAGCGTCTATTTCTACAGGCCGAATCAAAACGGTGGGTCCAACTTCTTCGACCCGGTGGTGCTCAAGCACGCTCTCTCCAAGGCCCTTGTGCTGTTCTACCCCATGGCGAGGCGGCTGAAGCGCAATGACGACGGTCGTATCCAGATAGATTACGGCGGCCAGGGTGCTCTGTTTGTTGAGGCGGAGACGGGCTCCATTCTCGATGATTTCGGGGATTTCGCTCCAACCCTGGAGCTCCGGAGGCTCATCCTGGCTGTTGATTACTTTGCTGGCATATCGACTTATGCGCTCTTGGTGTTACAG GTCACGTACTTCAAATGCGGAGGAGTGTCACTTGGTGTTGGAATGCAGCACCATGTAGCTGATGGATTTTCTGGTCTGCACTTTATTAACACATGGTCTGATATAGCTCGTGGTCTTGACCTTACAATTCCTCCATTCATCGACAGGACATTGCTTCGTGGCCGAGACCCACCTCAGCCTGCATTCCACCACATTGAATACCAACCTGCTCCACTGATGAAAACCCCTCTGCAAAGCGCAAAACCTGGTGCTGCAGATACTACCACAGTCTCCATTTTTAGATTAACGCGGGATCAGCTCAACATCTTGAAATCCAAGTCTAAGAAAGCCGGGAATACAGTCAGCTATAGCTCATATGAGATGTTCTCAGGTCATGTTTGGAGATGTGTATGCAAGGCAAGTGAATTTCCCGATGATCAAGACACCAAACTATATATTGCCACTGATGGAAGGTCCAGACTGCAACCACCACTCCCACCTGGTTACTTTGGCAATGTGATTTTCACAACAACACCAATTGCTGTTGCGGGGGATCTCCAATCAAAACCAACTTGGTATGCTGCCAGCCGTATCCATGATGCTTTGGTCCGTATGGATGATAATTATCTTAGATCGGCCCTCGACTATCTTGAGCTTCAGCCTGATCTGTCTGCCCTTGTTCGTGGAGCTCATACATTTAGGTGTCCAAACCTGGGGATCACTAGTTGGGTTAGGCTGCCAATCCATGATGCCGACTTCGGATGGGGTCAGCCCATTTTCATGGGACCTGGTGGAATTGCATTCGAGGGGTTGGCATTTGTATTACCAAGTGCAACCAATGGTGGGAGTTTATCGCTGGCCATTTGTCTGCAATCCGAACATATGAAATCCTTTTCAAGGTTGTTGTATgacatataa